A portion of the Papilio machaon chromosome Z, ilPapMach1.1, whole genome shotgun sequence genome contains these proteins:
- the LOC106717027 gene encoding zinc finger protein 271: MLLCITLSRTWKLDNVIVKIELSDSDDDFSNRFDDTSSVNIKTEDFGSVNNIEPIESYNVEITSDNLQEPENDGSHTVKKDTCQAFCPLCRVSYNDVEGLTKHMWERHTEIMGPKKRGRPKKISTEFILKNLLDRGLLKPKQDKRLSCSFCMKNFVTEEELIEHISDHKDKVYSCAVCKKNFMIKKYFDVHLCVEDKLQEAGQLSESNSSQPSRAEQDEFLIETNIQQLQLSNNVKSACIEWRPCTSCSLLLSTPAELSEHIDSRHPNMSLKCPQCNKVFENLNTARAHRVRCADVERTYACASCPQRFTREVFLNKHILGCHVGQEASVQFLATPNDPNKRYQCDTCKQYFLKKGSLTKHMRHHTASKHYQCEICNKRFHRNDNLKSHMRVHGIGGRSSTTSLCLYCGRSFSCSSNFIVHMRRHTGEKPYKCDFCGKGFPRSSDLQCHRRSHTGEKPYVCQICDKAFSRSNKLTRHMRVHTGARPYKCTYCEKAFSQSNDLNLHVRRHTGDKPYVCEVCGDRFIQGTALQSHRRTHGHYSQQGPNLPLPALATQQISGPAFR, translated from the exons ATGTTGTTGTGTATCACCCTTTCACGAACCTGGAAACTG GATAATGTTATTGTGAAGATAGAATTATCAGATTCAGATGATGACTTCAGTAATAGATTTGACGATACTAGcagtgttaatattaaaacag aagATTTTGGTAGTGTGAATAATATAGAACCAATAGAGAGTTACAACGTTGAAATTACATCTGACAATTTACAGGAACCAGAAAATGATGGTTCCCATACAG TGAAGAAAGACACATGCCAGGCATTTTGTCCGCTGTGTCGTGTGAGCTATAATGATGTAGAGGGTCTAACAAAACATATGTGGGAGAGGCACACTGAGATCATGGGCCCCAAGAAGAGAGGCAGACCAAAGAAGATTAGTACAGAA TTTATATTGAAGAATTTATTGGATAGAGGACTTTTGAAGCCCAAACAGGATAAGAGATTGAGCTGTTCCTTTTGCATGAAGAATTTTGTAACGGAAGAAGAATTGATAGAACATATTTCTGATCACaaag ATAAAGTTTACTCATGTGCTGTTTGCaagaaaaattttatgataaagaaatattttgatgttCATCTGTGTGTTGAAGATAAATTGCAAGAGGCTGGTCAATTg AGTGAGTCAAATTCTAGTCAACCTTCGAGAGCAGAACAAGATGAATTCcttattgaaacaaatattcaaCAGTTGCAGCTCTCAAATAATGTAAAG AGTGCGTGTATTGAATGGCGTCCGTGTACTTCATGCAGCTTGCTTCTGTCTACACCAGCTGAGTTGTCCGAGCACATTGATTCACGACATCCCAATATGTCACTTAAATGTCCTCAATGTAATAAG GTATTCGAGAATCTGAACACTGCTCGTGCTCACCGCGTACGTTGCGCGGACGTGGAGCGTACTTACGCGTGCGCGTCCTGTCCTCAACGTTTCACACGCGAGGTGTTTCTCAATAAGCACATATTGGGCTGTCATGTAGGACAGGAGGCTTCAGTACAGTTTTTAGCAACACCAAATGATCCCAACAAACGTTATCAATGTGATACATGCAAACAATACTTCCTTAA aaaaggTTCTCTCACAAAACACATGAGACATCACACTGCGAGTAAACATTACCAGTGTGAGATTTGTAATAAACGTTTTCACAGAAATGACAACCTAAA ATCTCATATGAGGGTGCATGGTATCGGTGGTCGGAGTTCAACGACTTCGCTCTGTCTGTATTGTGGGCGCAGCTTCTCCTGTTCCTCAAATTTCATAGTCCATATGCGTCGACATACAGGAGAGAAACCTTACAAATGTGACTTCTGCGGTAAAG GTTTCCCTCGTTCATCAGATCTCCAGTGTCACAGGAGGTCGCATACTGGAGAAAAACCATACGTATGTCAAATTTGCGACAAAG CATTTTCGCGCAGTAACAAATTGACGCGTCACATGCGCGTACACACCGGTGCGAGGCCGTACAAGTGTACGTACTGTGAGAAGGCGTTCTCACAAAGTAACGATCTCAATCTTCACGTGCGCAGACATACCGGCGACAAGCCATATGTATGTGAAGTATGCGGCGACAGGTTCATACAG ggCACAGCATTACAGAGTCACAGACGGACTCACGGTCACTATTCCCAGCAAGGTCCCAACCTACCTCTACCTGCACTAGCCACTCAACAGATTAGTGGACCTGCCTTCAGGTAG
- the LOC106717028 gene encoding uncharacterized protein LOC106717028: MALGNPYLDFYDDFMARMDDLEDKMLIPNPIRSEHRMQVDDPEDQVEEVEEVEEVEEVEEMEEVEEVEEVEEAEATARSELDAEIRDNFQKLKRELNDWEQEEMLRDLEIGRVPERRGEDLVQLLMVIGEKLGVPIKERNIVYIIRSGIRWGRNYQAAGRVRRITVRLASRKLRDALLHAAHKRRQLTTTDVGLPGHPQRIYFNERLTQINRRLYRLARAGCRNNGWRYLWVKQGRIYVRKDNVSNVYAIRNDDNIKRAFEVE, translated from the coding sequence ATGGCTTTGGGAAATCCGTACCTCGACTTCTATGACGACTTCATGGCCCGTATGGATGATTTGGaggataaaatgttaattccCAATCCCATTAGGAGTGAACATCGGATGCAAGTGGATGACCCGGAAGACCAGGTGGAAGAGGTGGAAGAGGTGGAAGAGGTGGAAGAGGTGGAAGAGATGGAAGAGGTGGAAGAGGTGGAAGAGGTGGAAGAGGCGGAGGCCACAGCGAGATCCGAGCTTGATGCCGAAATCAGAGACAATTTCCAAAAACTCAAACGGGAACTTAATGATTGGGAGCAAGAGGAGATGCTACGCGACCTAGAAATCGGTCGCGTGCCCGAGAGAAGGGGCGAAGATCTTGTTCAACTTCTGATGGTGATCGGTGAAAAACTTGGCGTGCCAATAAAAGAGCGCAACATTGTGTACATCATACGCTCGGGCATCCGCTGGGGACGCAACTATCAGGCGGCGGGACGTGTGCGGCGCATCACGGTGCGGCTGGCGAGCCGTAAGCTGCGCGATGCGTTGCTGCACGCGGCCCACAAGAGGCGCCAGCTAACCACTACCGACGTCGGCCTGCCGGGCCACCCGCAGCGTATCTACTTCAACGAGCGCCTCACTCAGATCAATCGCCGCCTTTACCGCTTGGCCCGCGCTGGATGCCGAAATAACGGTTGGCGCTACTTGTGGGTCAAACAGGGCCGTATCTACGTGCGCAAAGATAACGTATCAAACGTTTACGCCATCCGCAACGATGATAACATTAAACGAGCCTTTGAAGTTGAATAA